Proteins co-encoded in one Brassica oleracea var. oleracea cultivar TO1000 chromosome C4, BOL, whole genome shotgun sequence genomic window:
- the LOC106341857 gene encoding uncharacterized protein LOC106341857, which yields MGASTSRIDEDKALQLCRERKKFVQQALDGRCLLAAAHVSYVQSLRSTGTALRRFAETEVPVESSLYTSTSATPEQALALTEKSVSHLSYSPPPSSPPSSSPFQVNHMKFRGFSSKKVEEKPPVPVVATVSVTSSSSVPRSRSMEKMESSTPFEESSSTPPPWDYFGLSHPIDNQFSSPPAPPRVGNGHVSSSVKGEDEETREVEEEEEEEDGENFSFQEREESNNGSDDDDEFDEPTSDTLVRSFENFNRVRQREGAESEKSKTPELSPPVTPLAAATPLNKTPNHTENNRLPPPRDFLSSMKEVEMLFVRASETGKEVPRMLEANKLHFRPIAQSNQSGTGASSLFKTCLSCGEDPKDVPEEEAAPNTMKYLTWHRTESSRSSSSLNPLGGMNSDDVEELNSNLFENIGIIAGSHASTLDRLYAWERKLYDEVKGSQAVRREYDDKCKILRELESEGKGSKIIDKTRSVVKDLHSRIRVAIHRIDSISRRIEELRDNELQPQLEELIQGLSRMWEVMFECHKAQFQLISACHRRGNIKLNMQSELHRQVTSHLESELSALASSLTKWITGQRSYIKAIHEWLEKCVVLPRPSKRKRRAHQQPVLRNLGPPIYATCAIWLEKLEALPAKEVSGSIKALASDVARFLPRQEKNRSKKHGSDHMLRDETLEDCGPGFDRFRTSLEVFAGQLNQFAESSVKMYEELEQGIQEAKISYEQWRVANGGFL from the exons ATGGGTGCATCAACATCTAGAATAGATGAAGATAAAGCCTTACAGTTATGTCGTGAAAGAAAAAAATTTGTCCAGCAAGCGCTTGATGGAAGATGCTTGTTAGCCGCTGCTCACGTTTCATACGTGCAGTCTCTTAGGAGCACCGGAACCGCCCTGAGGAGATTCGCAGAGACAGAAGTTCCTGTTGAATCTTCCTTGTACACGTCCACTAGTGCAACGCCAGAACAAGCTCTTGCTTTAACCGAGAAATCAGTCTCTCATTTGTCCTACTCTCCTCCTCCGTCATCTCCTCCTAGTTCCAGTCCGTTCCAGGTCAATCATATGAAGTTCAGAGGGTTTTCTTCGAAAAAGGTGGAAGAGAAGCCACCGGTTCCAGTCGTGGCCACTGTCAGTGTCACCTCATCATCTAGTGTCCCTCGAAGTAGGTCTATGGAAAAGATGGAATCATCAACTCCATTTGAAGAATCTTCTTCCACGCCGCCTCCTTGGGATTATTTCGGTCTTTCTCATCCAATTGACAACCAGTTTTCTTCTCCTCCTGCTCCTCCTCGCGTTGGGAATGGTCATGTCTCGAGTTCTGTTAAGGGAGAAGATGAAGAAACTAGAGAGGTGGAGGAAGAAGAAGAAGAAGAAGACGGTGAGAACTTTTCTTTTCAAGAAAGGGAAGAGTCCAACAACGGTTCTGACGATGACGATGAGTTTGATGAGCCGACGAGTGATACACTCGTTAGAAGTTTCGAAAACTTCAATAGAGTGCGTCAAAGAGAGGGAGCGGAAAGCGAGAAAAGCAAAACTCCTGAGCTATCGCCACCAGTGACGCCTTTAGCAGCTGCTACTCCACTGAACAAAACACCAAACCACACCGAGAACAACAGGCTTCCTCCTCCAAGGGACTTCTTGTCGAGCATGAAGGAGGTAGAGATGCTCTTTGTTAGAGCTTCTGAGACTGGGAAAGAGGTTCCTAGGATGCTTGAAGCCAATAAATTGCATTTCCGTCCAATAGCTCAATCAAATCAAA GTGGCACCGGTGCATCATCACTGTTCAAGACATGTCTCTCTTGTGGGGAAGACCCCAAAGATGTACCAGAAGAAG AGGCTGCTCCGAACACGATGAAGTATTTGACCTGGCACAGGACCGAATCTTCTCGATCCTCATCTTCTCTGAACCCTCTGGGAGGAATGAACTCTGATGACGTGGAAGAGCTCAACAGCAATCTCTTTGAAAACATTGGCATCATCGCTGGAAGCCATGCCTCAACACTAGACAGACTCTACGCATGGGAGCGGAAGCTCTATGATGAAGTCAAG GGGAGTCAGGCCGTGCGGAGAGAGTATGACGACAAGTGCAAAATCTTGAGGGAGCTTGAATCAGAAGGTAAAGGCTCAAAAATAATAGACAAGACTCGGTCCGTTGTCAAGGACCTTCACTCCAGAATCAGAGTGGCGATTCACAGGATCGACTCGATATCGAGACGGATCGAAGAGCTTCGTGACAATGAGCTCCAGCCTCAGCTTGAGGAACTCATCCAAGG GTTGAGTCGAATGTGGGAAGTGATGTTTGAATGCCACAAGGCTCAGTTTCAGCTGATCTCAGCATGTCACAGAAGGGGAAACATTAAACTCAACATGCAATCTGAGCTGCACAGACAAGTCACATCTCACCTGGAATCCGAACTCAGCGCGTTGGCCTCGAGCTTAACAAAGTGGATCACAGGCCAGAGATCGTATATCAAAGCCATACACGAGTGGCTGGAGAAATGCGTCGTCTTACCACGACCATCTAAGCGCAAGAGGCGTGCGCACCAACAACCAGTTCTGAGAAACTTGGGCCCTCCCATCTACGCAACGTGTGCAATCTGGCTCGAAAAGCTAGAAGCCTTACCTGCCAAAGAGGTTTCGGGCTCCATCAAAGCGCTAGCTTCTGATGTCGCCAGGTTCTTGCCGCGACAGGAGAAGAATCGCAGCAAGAAACATGGAAGCGATCACATGTTGCGAGATGAGACGCTGGAAGATTGTGGTCCGGGGTTTGATCGGTTTAGGACTAGCTTGGAAGTGTTTGCTGGCCAACTCAATCAGTTTGCAGAATCGTCGGTGAAAATGTATGAGGAACTTGAACAGGGAATCCAAGAAGCCAAGATTAGTTACGAGCAGTGGAGGGTAGCTAATGGAGGTTTTCTGTGA
- the LOC106341856 gene encoding probable inactive receptor kinase At5g10020, protein MLIICWMILVLVTSVSGSSSDFEALLELKKGIHTDPSGKLLTSWDANALSSDKCPQSWYGVSCSSSGDVTSIDLNGLGLLGDFSFPAIVGLRKLQNLSISDNHFSGTLSKIASLKSLKHLDVSNNMFRGSLPSGIDDLDKLKHLDLRGNSFSGEAMSLFSQLHTVEYVDVSRNSLSGSLDLGLAKSSFVSSVRYLNVSGNSLVGELIAGGGDGIIPFFDSLEVFDASSNRFSGYLPFFSFVVSLKILRLQDNQFSASLPQGLLQESSTVLADLDLSLNQLEGPVGSITSSTLKKLNLSSNRLTGSLPLKVGHCAIIDLSHNNISGDLSRIQSWGDYVETIRLNSNSLTGTLLPSQTSQFLRLTSLEAADNSLQGVLPFILGTYPELKEIDLSHNQLSGSIPGNLLVPEKLTDLKLSNNNFSGSLPLQDASSAGNLSLTNIDLSHNSLSGVLPEELTSFRNLVTLNLSYNSFEGNIPDGLPESLKVFIVSANNLSGNLPESLLRRFSDSAFRPGNELLIGTPKDITVGSKHKYHLKSFIKAALIIGLVVGAALLALVCAWFHFVVKRQHDEEKMDVTEEKSSLQKNEPSPSPEKISVPSSSVTSTSTANAKLLVSSPRVSENPSSQVSSSIHDSPARSRQTCAKLDGNLYIFDASLTLTAEELSRAPAEAMGRSCHGTLYRAVLSSDTVLAVKWLREGTAKGKTEFAREIKKLGNIKHPNLVSLQAYYWGPKEHEKLIISRYIDAPCLAFYLQEAGLVNLPPLLLENRLKITLDIATCLSYLHNEEAIPHGNLKSTNVLLKPPELTALLTDYSLHRLITPEATSEQVVDAAALGYCPPEFASSSKPYPSLKSDVYAFGVILLELLTGKVSGDSDDPGVVEWVVLLAGQNRASECFDPSIVKTHASGSGVLIDVLQIALSCISQAPERPDMKSVCQELFRIVLKGTN, encoded by the exons ATGCTGATAATATGCTGGATGATACTAGTCTTAGTGACAAGCGTCTCAGGTTCTTCCTCCGACTTCGAAGCACTACTGGAGCTCAAGAAAGGCATACACACAGACCCATCTGGTAAACTCCTTACTTCATGGGACGCAAATGCATTATCCTCTGACAAGTGTCCTCAAAGCTGGTACGGAGTTTCTTGCAGTAGTAGCGGAGACGTCACATCCATAGATTTAAACGGTTTAGGTCTCCTCGGAGACTTCAGTTTCCCCGCCATCGTCGGTCTCCGAAAGCTTCAGAACCTGTCCATTTCCGACAACCACTTCTCCGGAACTCTCTCCAAGATCGCTTCTCTCAAGTCTCTCAAGCACCTGGACGTGTCCAACAACATGTTCCGCGGCTCGTTGCCTTCCGGAATCGATGATCTCGACAAGTTGAAGCACCTCGACCTGCGAGGGAATAGCTTCTCCGGGGAAGCTATGAGCTTGTTCTCTCAGCTGCACACCGTGGAGTATGTAGACGTTAGCAGGAACAGCTTGTCGGGTTCGCTTGATTTGGGTCTCGCGAAGTCGAGCTTCGTTTCTTCGGTTCGGTACTTGAACGTGAGTGGGAACTCTTTGGTTGGAGAGCTTATTGCTGGCGGCGGCGACGGCATCATCCCGTTTTTCGATAGTTTAGAGGTGTTTGATGCTAGCAGTAACCGCTTCTCTGGTTATCTTCCTTTCTTCAGCTTTGTTGTCTCTCTCAAGATTCTTCGGTTGCAAGACAATCAGTTCTCGGCTTCTTTACCACAGGGCCTTCTCCAGGAGAGCTCAACTGTCTTAGCTGACCTAGATCTTAGCCTTAATCAACTTGAAG GTCCTGTTGGAAGTATAACCTCTTCAACGCTAAAGAAACTCAATCTGTCGTCAAATAGACTAACTGGCTCCTTACCTTTGAAAGTAGGCCATTGTGCCATTATTGATCTGAGTCACAATAACATCTCAGGAGATTTGTCAAGGATACAGAGTTGGGGTGATTACGTAGAAACCATCCGGTTAAATTCGAACTCACTCACTGGAACACTACTACCTAGCCAAACTTCTCAGTTCCTGAGGCTGACTTCTCTCGAGGCTGCTGACAATTCGCTGCAGGGTGTGCTGCCTTTTATCCTAGGAACTTATCCTGAACTGAAAGAGATTGACCTCAGTCATAACCAGCTTAGCGGGTCCATACCGGGAAATCTGTTGGTGCCCGAAAAGTTGACGGATCTCAAACTGTCAAACAATAACTTCTCTGGTTCACTTCCTCTACAAGATGCAAGTAGTGCGGGAAACCTTAGCTTGACCAATATTGATCTGTCACATAACTCATTAAGTGGAGTTCTGCCCGAGGAACTAACCAGCTTCCGCAATTTGGTTACTCTAAACCTTTCTTATAACAGCTTTGAAGGGAATATACCTGATGGCCTCCCAGAGAGCTTAAAGGTATTCATTGTCTCTGCCAATAATCTCTCTGGAAACCTGCCGGAGAGTCTTCTCCGACGGTTTTCAGATTCAGCGTTTCGTCCTGGGAATGAGTTACTGATTGGAACTCCTAAAGATATAACCGTAGGATCAAAGCATAAGTATCATTTGAAATCTTTTATAAAGGCAGCTCTGATCATAGGCTTGGTCGTGGGTGCTGCTCTACTTGCTCTCGTCTGTGCCTGGTTTCATTTTGTGGTGAAGAGGCAGCACGACGAAGAGAAAATGGATGTAACTGAAGAAAAGAGTAGTCTGCAAAAAAATGAGCCTTCTCCTTCACCTGAAAAGATCAGCGTACCTTCGTCTTCTGTTACTTCTACTTCCACAGCAAACGCCAAGCTGCTTGTTTCTTCTCCACGTGTCTCTGAGAATCCTTCTTCCCAAGTATCTTCTTCCATCCATGACTCACCAGCTAGGTCTCGCCAGACTTGCGCGAAATTGGATGGTAACCTGTACATTTTCGACGCTAGTCTCACGCTTACAGCAGAGGAGCTGTCTCGTGCTCCAGCCGAAGCCATGGGAAGGAGCTGCCACGGGACTCTGTACAGAGCAGTTCTCAGCTCTGATACCGTATTAGCTGTCAAATGGTTAAGGGAAGGGACTGCGAAAGGCAAGACGGAGTTTGCTAGGGAGATAAAGAAGCTTGGGAACATCAAACACCCGAACCTTGTTTCTCTTCAGGCTTACTATTGGGGCCCCAAAGAACACGAGAAGCTCATCATATCAAGATACATTGATGCACCCTGTTTAGCTTTCTATCTCCAAG AGGCTGGATTGGTAAACCTCCCACCATTATTGCTAGAAAACCGTCTTAAAATTACTCTTGACATAGCCACTTGTCTTAGTTACCTGCACAACGAAGAAGCAATCCCACACGGGAATCTAAAATCAACCAACGTTCTCCTAAAACCTCCTGAGCTTACTGCACTCCTAACAGACTACAGTCTCCATCGGCTAATCACGCCAGAAGCCACGTCAGAGCAAGTTGTGGACGCAGCCGCTCTCGGCTACTGCCCTCCGGAGTTTGCTAGCTCGAGCAAACCCTACCCTTCTCTGAAAAGCGACGTGTACGCCTTTGGGGTCATCTTGCTAGAGCTTCTAACGGGAAAAGTGTCGGGAGATAGCGATGATCCAGGGGTCGTTGAATGGGTTGTTCTGCTTGCGGGACAAAACCGTGCGTCCGAGTGTTTTGACCCGTCCATTGTTAAGACACATGCCTCTGGCTCTGGAGTTCTTATTGATGTATTGCAGATTGCTCTGAGCTGTATCTCGCAGGCTCCAGAGAGGCCCGACATGAAGTCGGTGTGTCAAGAGCTCTTTAGAATTGTTCTCAAAGGGACAAACTAG
- the LOC106338268 gene encoding uncharacterized protein LOC106338268, which translates to MQITNAFDASLVTLNPQVQEAVDFKERMLQAELPLAIVENKPDYKAVKQQAEDWDDVCSISEILVAVEAQKYDSDTCKVMLLDSIGKNVIGNEAVELWNGSYDEIEDPEDLPEPIQNLVGKSFCFGISISSDNVTNGAGTYLVAEVRAGEEIHKIESQSAPVSLIESGSSTFSAGEVSKFDSNSQNSAEDVTTPFSKRKDNDDLPDVTSASKKLCTDTIKL; encoded by the exons ATGCAAATAACAAATGCATTTGATGCTTCCCTTGTGACTCTCAACCCACAAGTGCAAGAAGCAGTTGATTTTAAAGAAAG GATGTTGCAAGCCGAACTTCCTCTTGCTATTGTGGAAAACAAACCGGATTACAAGGCTGTGAAGCAGCAAGCAGAAGATTGGGATGATGTCTGTTCAATTTCTGAGATTTTGGTGGCTGTTGAG GCGCAGAAAT ATGACAGCGACACATGCAAAGTAATGTTGCTTGACTCTATTGGAAAAAATGTTATTGGTAATGAAGCTGTGGAGCTTTGGAATGGCTCATACGATGAG ATTGAAGATCCAGAAGATCTCCCTGAACCAATACAGAATTTAGTTGGGAAATCATTTTGTTTTGGTATTTCGATTAGCTCAGACAATGTCACAAACGGAGCAGGCACTTACTTGGTGGCAGAAGTAAGGGCTGGTGAAGAGATTCATAAAATCGAATCTCAAAGTGCTCCAGTTTCTCTTATTGAGTCTGGTTCGTCAACCTTCTCTGCTGGAGAG GTTTCAAAGTTTGATTCTAATTCTCAGAATTCTGCTGAAGATGTGACCACTCCATTCTCTAAGAGAAAGGATAATGATGATCTACCTGATGTGACCTCGGCCTCTAAGAAGTTGTGCACGGATACAATCAAGCTGTAG
- the LOC106342462 gene encoding serrate RNA effector molecule yields the protein MADETLPPADPEKTTSLSPPPQQEQEMQEQQQEEKQPRERDSRERRDEIDLERPPNRRDRSPPPPPRRDYKRRPSGSPPPPYRGDRRHSPPMRRSPPPPKRYRRDDNGYDARRGGGYGPPADRRFGYDYDREMGGRPGGYGDDRPHGRFMARHQDWEGGRGRYGDASYSGNTQRDGLMSYKQFIQELEDDILPSEAERRYQEYKSEYITTQKRVYFNTHKEEEWLKDKYHPTNLLTVIERRNELAQKVAKDFILSLQSGNLDLGPAATALNKADRTSEPNSEDEAVGGGKRRPVKRESAGTDVLAAPKAPSFTSDPKRILTDIEQTQALVRKLDAEKGIKENVLSGSETEKSGSNVHSGSTGPVIIIRGLTSVKGLEGVELLDTLVTYLWRVHGVDYYGKLETNEAKGMRHVRAEGKGSDAKGDESENKFDSHWQERLKGQDPLEVMAAKEKLEAAAIEALDPHVRKIRDEKYGWKYGCGAKGCTKLFHAAEFVHKHLKLKHAELVVDQTAKVREELYFQNYMNDPNAPGGQPATQQPGPRDRPMLRRKPGMENRLRDDRGGRRERAYGNDRNDRSEDQRRGDGNGPVDPNPEEGGGFDAFGGGQGGFQVPSYSADINAPPMLMPVPGAGPLGPFVPAPPEVAMQMFRDPSGPNPSFEGGGRGGPAPFLLSPAFRQDPRRLRSYQDLDAPEEEVTVIDYRSL from the exons ATGGCCGATGAGACTCTTCCTCCGGCTGATCCCGAGAAGACCACCTCTCTTTCACCACCTCCGCAACAGGAACAAGAGATGCAGGAACAGCAGCAAGAGGAGAAGCAGCCTCGTGAGAGAGATTCCCGCGAGCGGCGCGACGAGATAGATCTAGAGCGTCCGCCGAATCGCCGCGACCGTTCGCCCCCTCCTCCGCCCCGCAGGGATTACAAGAGGCGACCCAGCGGGAGCCCTCCTCCGCCGTACAGAGGAGATAGGCGGCACTCTCCTCCTATGCGCCGCTCGCCTCCTCCGCCCAAGCGCTATAGGAGAGACGATAACGGCTATGATGCTCGCCGTGGTGGCGGCTATGGCCCACCTGCTGACAGAAG ATTTGGATATGACTATGACCGTGAAATGGGTGGGAGGCCTGGTGGTTATGGTGACGATAGACCTCATGGCCGCTTTATGGCACGCCATCAAG ACTGGGAGGGAGGTCGTGGACGCTATGGTGATGCATCTTATAGTGGAAATACTCAAAG GGACGGATTGATGTCATACAAACAGTTTATCCAGGAGTTGGAAGATGATATATTGCCATCAGAAGCTGAACGAAG ATATCAAGAATACAAGTCAGAGTATATCACAACCCAGAAACGTGTCTATTTTAACACTCACAAAGAGGAAGAATG GTTGAAAGATAAGTATCATCCAACGAACTTACTAACTGTAATAGAAAG GAGGAATGAACTTGCACAGAAGGTAGCAAAGGATTTCATACTTAGTTTACAGAGCGGGAATCTAGATTT AGGTCCTGCAGCGACAGCATTGAATAAAGCTGACCGCACCAGTGAGCCAAATTCTGAGGATGAAGCTGTTGGTGGTGGTAAAAGAAGACCTGTTAAGCGGGAAAGTGCAGGGACTGATGTATTGGCGGCACCGAAAGCACCAAGCTTCACTTCTGATCCAAAGAGAATCCTAACTGACATTGAACAAACACAAGCCCTTGTGCGTAAGCTTGACGCTGAGAAAGGAATTAAGGAGAACGTTTTATCAGGTTCCGAAACTGAAAAGTCGGGTAGTAATGTGCACAGTGGTTCGACTGGTCCAGTTATAATTATAAGAGGTTTGACGTCGGTGAAAGGCCTTGAGGGTGTTGAATTGCTTGACACCCTTGTCACATATCTCTGGCGTGTTCATGGTGTGGACTATTACGGAAAGCTTGAAACAAACGAAGCTAAGGGTATGCGCCATGTGAGAGCGGAAGGAAAAGGTTCTGATGCAAAAGGAGATGAGAGCGAAAATAAATTTGACTCTCACTGGCAAGAGAGGTTGAAAGGTCAAGATCCCTTGGAAGTGATGGCTGCCAAAGAGAAGCTAGAAGCTGCTGCTATTGAAGCTTTAGATCCACATGTCCGAAAGATTAGGGATGAGAAGTATGGTTGGAAATATGGTTGTGGAGCTAAAGGCTGCACGAAGCTGTTTCATGCTGCTGAGTTTGTGCACAAGCATCTCAAGCTCAAACATGCTGAGCTTGTAGTGGACCAGACTGCCAAAGTGCGGGAAGAACTTTATTTTCAAAACTATATGAA TGATCCTAATGCTCCAGGAGGACAACCAGCCACGCAGCAACCTGGCCCG AGAGATAGACCTATGTTGAGACGTAAGCCAGGAATGGAGAACAGATTGAGGGATGATCGAGGTGGACGAAGAGAGCGTGCTTATGGAAATGACAGAAACGATAGATCAGAGGATCAACGGAGAGGTGATGGAAACGGTCCTGTTGATCCAAATCCGGAGGAAGGTGGTGGTTTCGATGCATTTGGTGGTGGGCAAGGCGGTTTTCAGGTTCCTTCATACTCGGCTGATATAAATGCACCACCAATGCTGATGCCTGTTCCTGGTGCCGG GCCACTAGGACCATTTGTACCAGCACCACCTGAGGTTGCGATGCAGATGTTCAGGGACCCGAGTGGACCCAACCCTTCTTTTGAAGGTGGGGGCAGAGGTGGACCAGCCCCTTTTCTGTTGTCTCCGGCCTTTAGACAGGATCCTCGACGTCTACGCAG CTACCAAGACCTAGATGCGCCAGAGGAAGAGGTGACCGTTATTGATTACAGGAGCTTGTAG
- the LOC106338269 gene encoding uncharacterized protein LOC106338269, whose protein sequence is MPPKRGGKRTRTVRVRADAREVVDEQGAAGGVQAQGVQHAAPQFEQAALMQMVQQAATQAAQTAIQQVTQEDARVAAQEAARVAAQEVSRQLAAGQQIPSQEIPLQQIPPQQDPLPQMHIPQVPVQGVPGQQLPQGLQQPLPVYRAYDERFYRLTSQMRNMDMEHFGGTMDATVAHDWKLSLQRKLEIIECPPKASLRLAMQYLRGDALVRWEGVRLGHRGPDRLTFADFIQEFDRKYFPKEAMDKKKSDFEHVSQGDMTIMEYEVEFNRLRRFAGGGITEEDLIRKFLGGMRLEIHNRCRVVTYYRLGDLVEKAAEQEAGLAEEHKLFKSAQPKVVKTLESQKRTLDELEPPSCPGCKRNHYGECIRCHSCGRTGHMARNCRFKPLNADSVRQIVEPKAATMDCFNCGQSGHIFRDCPRREHAEDSPPPKRQAIDQ, encoded by the coding sequence ATGCCGCCAAAAAGAGGAGGTAAGCGTACTCGCACCGTTAGGGTCAGAGCTGATGCTCGTGAAGTTGTGGATGAGCAGGGTGCTGCAGGGGGTGTTCAGGCACAGGGTGTGCAGCATGCAGCCCCACAGTTTGAACAGGCTGCGCTCATGCAGATGGTTCAGCAGGCAGCTACCCAGGCTGCTCAGACTGCTATTCAACAGGTTACCCAGGAAGATGCTCGTGTAGCTGCACAAGAAGCTGCTCGTGTAGCAGCACAGGAAGTTTCCCGTCAGTTGGCTGCTGGTCAGCAGATTCCATCGCAGGAGATTCCACTGCAGCAGATCCCACCACAACAGGATCCACTGCCGCAGATGCATATTCCTCAGGTTCCTGTGCAGGGGGTTCCAGGACAGCAGCTCCCTCAAGGTTTGCAGCAACCTTTACCGGTTTACCGTGCTTATGATGAGAGGTTTTACAGACTCACGAGTCAGATGCGAAACATGGATATGGAGCATTTTGGGGGAACAATGGATGCTACAGTTGCACATGATTGGAAGCTTAGTCTGCAACGGAAATTAGAGATTATTGAGTGTCCACCAAAGGCTTCGCTTAGGTTGGCTATGCAATACCTACGTGGAGATGCACTTGTGAGGTGGGAGGGAGTGCGATTGGGCCATCGTGGGCCTGATAGACTTACCTTTGCAGATTTTATCCAGGAGTTCGATAGGAAGTATTTTCCAAAAGAAGCTATGGATAAGAAGAAGAGTGACTTCGAGCATGTGAGCCAGGGTGACATGACAATCATGGAGTATGAGGTTGAGTTCAACCGACTTCGCAGGTTTGCAGGAGGTGGTATTACTGAGGAAGACCTGATTAGAAAGTTTTTGGGTGGGATGCGACTCGAAATTCACAACAGATGTCGTGTCGTCACTTACTACAGATTGGGGGATTTGGTGGAGAAAGCTGCTGAGCAGGAAGCAGGTTTGGCAGAGGAGCATAAACTCTTTAAATCAGCTCAACCTAAAGTTGTGAAGACTTTAGAGTCACAAAAGAGAACATTGGACGAGTTAGAACCACCTAGCTGCCCCGGTTGCAAGCGCAATCATTATGGAGAGTGTATTAGGTGTCATTCATGTGGACGGACAGGCCACATGGCGAGAAACTGCCGGTTTAAACCATTGAATGCGGATTCAGTTAGACAGATTGTTGAACCCAAAGCGGCTACTATGGATTGCTTTAACTGTGGCCAGTCAGGTCATATTTTCAGGGATTGCCCGAGGAGGGAACATGCAGAGGATTCACCACCGCCTAAGCGCCAAGCCATCGACCAATGA